The genomic interval GCGCTTGCTGCCCTGCTTGCTTCCGGTCGACGGTTTGAGTGTATTCAGTCGCATGCTAGATCTCCTCGCAGCGCACCATGTACGACACCTTGTTGATCATGCCGCGGATCGCCGGTGTATCTTCCAGCTCCACGGTGTGGCGAATCCGGCGCAGGCCGAGGCCGCGCACACAGGCCTGGTGCACTCGCCCGGCACCGATCGGGCTTTTCGTCAGGGTTACCTTCAGTTTCTTCGCCACGTCTGTTCCCCTAGCCGAGAATTTCCTCGACGGTCTTGCCACGCTTGGCGGCAGCACTGTCCGGACTCTGTACCTTGAGCAGACCCTTCACCGTCGCACGCACCACATTCACCGGGTTGCGTGAGCCGATGGACTTGGCCAGCACGTCTTCCACGCCAGCCACTTCGAACACCGCGCGCATGGCGCCGCCGGCGATGATGCCGGTACCCTTGGACGCGGGCTTCATAACCACCTTGGCGGCACCGTGCTCGCCGACCATGTCGTGGTACAGCGTGGTTCCGTCCAGCGACACACGGATCATGTTACGACGGGCATTTTCCATGGCCTTCTGTACGGCCACCGGCACCTCGCGCGCCTTGCCACGACCGATGCCCACGCGGCCCTTGCCGTCGCCAACCACGGTCAGTGCCGAGAAGCCGAAAATCCGGCCGCCCTTGACCACCTTGGCCACGCGCCGGATGTTGATCAACTTCTCCTGGAAGTCGTCGCCGC from Acidiferrobacteraceae bacterium carries:
- the rpsE gene encoding 30S ribosomal protein S5, with the translated sequence MAATGASVRGDDFQEKLINIRRVAKVVKGGRIFGFSALTVVGDGKGRVGIGRGKAREVPVAVQKAMENARRNMIRVSLDGTTLYHDMVGEHGAAKVVMKPASKGTGIIAGGAMRAVFEVAGVEDVLAKSIGSRNPVNVVRATVKGLLKVQSPDSAAAKRGKTVEEILG
- the rpmD gene encoding 50S ribosomal protein L30, coding for MAKKLKVTLTKSPIGAGRVHQACVRGLGLRRIRHTVELEDTPAIRGMINKVSYMVRCEEI